From Paraflavitalea devenefica, the proteins below share one genomic window:
- a CDS encoding FecR family protein, whose amino-acid sequence MEVESIRQILKKYLLGNTRAAETETVDQWFQSFDEGAPLHLSEQERQTAKQEIWEKIAPAIIVERKRKVIPLWIKVAASAAVVAGVAFMLWWTGNRPATDAVMAYTTVTTGNGEKKIITIKDGTQLTLNAGTTLHIYNDFSATRKVDLVDGEVFFEVHKDPERPFQIQSSGLTITVLGTSFNVLSYKELSKISVGVMTGKVRVATDTTTIGVLQKTEGLVYDKQLHTYKTITIHDTLPAWKEGRLVLDDVSFREMAFLMKKNFGTDILTSNTQVLNTRYTTELPTSMTGEQAAEVLAAVHNLKTKKQNDQVFFYK is encoded by the coding sequence TTGGAAGTAGAATCCATCCGACAGATCCTTAAAAAATACCTGCTGGGGAATACCCGGGCAGCGGAAACAGAAACCGTAGACCAATGGTTCCAGTCATTCGACGAGGGAGCGCCCCTCCATTTGTCAGAGCAGGAGCGTCAAACCGCGAAGCAGGAAATATGGGAAAAGATTGCACCTGCCATCATAGTGGAACGGAAGCGGAAGGTGATACCCTTGTGGATAAAAGTGGCGGCCAGTGCGGCCGTAGTAGCAGGTGTGGCATTCATGCTGTGGTGGACAGGCAACAGGCCGGCAACAGATGCTGTGATGGCCTACACCACCGTGACCACCGGCAATGGTGAAAAGAAAATCATCACCATTAAAGATGGTACGCAGTTAACACTGAATGCAGGCACCACCCTGCATATATACAATGATTTTTCGGCCACCAGGAAAGTAGACCTGGTAGATGGGGAAGTATTCTTCGAAGTACACAAAGATCCGGAAAGACCCTTTCAGATACAAAGCAGTGGGTTGACCATCACTGTATTGGGCACTTCTTTCAATGTGCTCTCCTATAAGGAGCTCAGCAAGATCAGTGTGGGCGTTATGACCGGTAAAGTACGGGTGGCCACAGATACCACTACCATCGGCGTATTACAAAAAACAGAAGGGCTGGTATATGATAAACAACTACACACCTATAAAACCATTACCATCCACGATACTTTACCGGCCTGGAAAGAAGGCAGGCTGGTATTGGACGATGTGTCCTTTAGGGAAATGGCTTTCCTGATGAAAAAGAATTTCGGAACTGATATTCTGACCAGCAATACACAAGTCCTGAACACAAGATATACAACAGAACTGCCTACCTCCATGACAGGAGAACAGGCGGCTGAAGTATTGGCGGCTGTTCATAACCTGAAAACTAAAAAACAAAACGACCAGGTATTCTTTTACAAGTGA